AGCAACACAGACATTATTTGATTTCAACAAACATGTTACTGCCTGACTGATTTCCTCCAACTCTCCCTTCAGATTCATGGGGCTCTGACAGCATAAGGCCAGAaaatgctgtgctgtgtttactATGATAATACAAAGCCACACAATAGCATCCATACTGCTTTTCCAGCCTCATACAGTttttgcagaaaatgtaacaGCAAGTTTTCACTGCGAGTGTGAGCTCACTGGATTGTAGAGGTGCCTGATACCTTGCTGTAAACCTACTCACCCGCTGGTCATGCTAAaatcttctctttctgtttaaCAACTCATGGTGGACTGTATTTGCTCAAAGAAAACACATACACTTTCAAAAAGAGGTTTATGAAGTAAACACACTCCAGGACAAATGTTTTGGTTAACAGTGCCCCTGTGCTTGAAGCATGAGAACTGCCTCTTGAAGAGAGAAAAGTTATTTACTGCTGCCACCTCATGGCCAGAACaacacagcacattttataGCACTCAATTTTGTGATCTTATATGAATGGCTAAAATAGTAACAGGCCTAGTTTGTGTAGCTACTTACCTTGTTTCCAATTAACAAGCATGAATACAAATTCTACAGAATGAGATGTGGTGTATACTCTGGCCCATAATTAGGCTACAGCCTGCATAATGACGGATAATGTTTACTCCATCAGTGGTGTGTGCAATTCAGTGTTTGTCTAAAGAAACCAGAACAAATCTGATGAAAAATAACTACACATTAACTAGGTTAACATAACAGGAGTGGACTATATGATTAAGGTCCTATTCAGCTTAACCTAACCTCACGTTAACTCAATTGTCCTATTTTCTATTTGAGATTTTAACATGTAAATGCTTAGATCTCTCCACTGACTCAGCATGGCTCAGCATTTGAACAAAATATTCAATTGTGATTTTCTGACTAATCTTGCGTTTCattaatagaaaataattgtaattaaaGTCCAGGCCTGTTATTTTGAACGAGACAGCCGGtatatccactttttctggcgTGAGGCTTGAATGCTGAACGTAGCGTGCCAGACCATCAGTTAGCTGTGTCTGTTACGACAAGAGAACGTTACTATAAAAGTATATTATCAGCAATGACTGCAACTTACTGATTTGAAAATTTCACTCTTTCAAATTGCGATTTCAATATAAAAGTATAACTTGACATTCTCCTTCCATTTTGGTATTAAATATGTTCAATATCAAAACAATTAAGTGATAAAAGGGCTCAAATTTCTTGACAGATGCACCCTGttcaatatacagtactgtctAAAATTGATTTCAATAGAAGGAAAATGAAACGCAGACATTGTTATACAGCAAGAAAACAGTATATAGATAGACTGAAGTCTTGGGTCAGCCCAGGTTGTTAGACTGAGAGCTTAGACCATTGTATACATGTAAACATAATTATTGAGTACAATTCATGATACCCTATTGTGTAGATACCATACCTGCCAATTTAGGGGCCATTGGATCCTCAGAGACAGGAACAGGGCCCTCTCGCACTTCACAAAGCTTCTCAGGCAGCTCAACGGTAGCCGGGGACACAGCAACAACAGTGGAAATATTTTTCACCTCCACATAGGCCTGAGGGCCTCCAGGCAGAGGCTTGGAGTTGTGGAAGAGGCTGGCCCAGGATTTCGGGGGGTTGGCCACAGACACTGCAGCTGGAGCAGGCAAAGACGCCTGCTCGGTCACAGGCTGAGCCTCGGAGTCTGAAGGGGGTGAGGCCAGAGCGGAACGTGTCTCAGATGAATCCTGGAATCTGTCTACCGTTTCGTCAGCTGGGGCTGCTTCTGGCAGCCCGTTAGCCTGGCCTGAGCCCTCGGGCTGATCCTCGTCAGTAGTAGCAGGTGCAGTGGTGGCCACAGCAGCAGGAGGTGGAGAGGGGGAGTTCGGGCAGGGGCTTTTCCCTCCCCTGCCCTGCAGTTCGGGGCTCTCTAAAGCCAGGGGGTCCATGTGCTGCGCTGCAGTCCTGGCCCCCTCTGCCAGCCCACTGCTttgagaggaggaagaggaagatgacGAGGAGGCCGCAGCGTGACCGTCCGACAAAGAGGCAGCTCCACTCGTCAAGTCCAAAGAAGATTGATCAGGGCTAATGCAAGTCCTCTGATTAGAGGGAGGGGCAGCCCGAGCTGTGGATGGGGCAGAAGTGAGAGGGGTGGCAGGGGCCAAGTTGGCCCCTGACAGCACCTCGCCAACCATGTCCTCCGAAGCCAGAGCCGGAGCACTGAGCGCATGTCCGTTAACTAGCCCAGAGGCCGCCACTCCGTCCACAGCTCCACCGCTGCTGTTGCTGGAGCCCTCTAGGTAGTTGTAGTATCCTGGCGgtcgttttttcttttttttcctctcccgCTGGCCCAGGCTGCTGGATACCCCGTCCAGATCGGAGCTGGCCTGGTGGCTGTCCAGGACAGAAGCCTCAGAGTCAGCACAGTCCACAGAACTGAAGTCTGTGCCATCTGGAAtgtcagcaatgggtgtggctgcaGGAAGGGTCTTCTGAGCTGACTGGCAGCCCAGGATGAACTCAGGAGCCTGGGGGTTCAGAGTGCTGGACACTTTGTACAAAGGGTCTTTCATGGACACTGGCTCTGAGCTCATCACCTCATCAACGCCAAACTCAATGTGTTGGTAGTCTTCTCCTGCAGATGGCACACCACATTTAGCACAAGCAATCTATAAAAAAACTAATGATTCAACCAACATTTACAAAGGgctattttatgctttttaaacATGTGCAAAGTGCTAAACAGCAAGAAATTACTTCCACATATCTGAGCAATAAAAATCCTATTAAGCATAAACAAATTTACCATACACCCAAAAATATATTCCAGGTTAACAATATATATTGCCCCATTACCCCAAGGATGAGGTCAGTCTCATTACATAAGTGACTGCTGTGCTGTGATGCAAGGATATGAAGCAGTAATAGACAGTTTGAAATGGAATCTAAAAACAGTGTTAATCAACATTACTCAGAAGAAAATGCTCAGTTATAAATATGATGACCAATAACCAGCTCCAAGCCACCAAAAAGGCATCatggagaaagaaggaaaaaataaataaaagaacagGGTTACTGGGTTCTGTGTAGTGATTCAATCATGTCCATAATTTGCTAGGTTCTCTGTTAGTATTAATTTAACAGGGTTCATTCCAAGAGAGCTGGGAGGACAGAGTCATTAAGAGACGGTATATCTGACAAAAACAAGATTGTTACTTTAAATGGTTTAGGTTAGAACTCCCCAAGGACTGCGGAAGCAGTTTTCATCCAACCCATTTGGTAAGTGAGGGGGGGTATTAGCAGGGAATGTCCAAAAGTAATAATTACCACTGTAAAACCTGGAAAATCAACTCCAAGCCTGCTGTGCAGATGCATTTATATGCCAGAGAGAAGTGTGTCGGCATCTAAGCATGCAAAGCTTCACAGATTATCAAACAGGCAGAAATGAGAGGGAAGGGTTTGAGGCTGACAAAAGAGAAAGTTTAGAAAGCAATCTGTTTTAGAACCGGCTTAAGTTCTGCAGCGTAAACAAGAGGAATAAGGCACTGTGCGTCGGACCCACAACTCACCGCAAACCTGCCGTCTCACTGATTCCGTAATGTAAGGCACAGCAGGAGGGCAGTAACCTCCTAAATAATTAATACAAATCAAGGTAAATATCAACAGTAATGAGAGGCCAttgtatttttactttgttttgttgtcactttgtagttcagGTTTAGGCTCAAATCAGGACAGAAAAGTAGAGGAGGTTCTTTGAACCGGTCAGGGACTATGATGCAAGAGGACCAGGCTCGGTAGACAAGATTGTTTAACTATCTCAGGATGCTGAATAATCCCAAATAAGCGTGAGGTGTGTGGGATTATCACCACGTTTGCTGGAGGGGATCACCACTGACTAAATACGGAAATTAAGCAACGTCTTACCTGAGTTATGACTGATACAGGAGACTTTATCATTGAAGGGGGGAAGCTGTTCATttaggaagaagaaaaaaaaaaaagaaaattatactcAAGGCCAGTAAAACGATCAATACAACACCCATAATTATCAAACTATTACCCAAGGTGCATCATAGCTTTTACAACATGCACTTTGGAGCAAAAGGTTGCAAGATCATTTCAACATTAATCATGATATtcaaagaaaatagaaatattaCACGTAGTGCATTATCTTGGCCAAATCCAAAGCTAGTTGACCAGAACTGTTCCAAATTTACTAAGACAgtgctgtgaatacttatgagATGAATGTATAACATTCATAAACAAGAAATATGAACTTGCTTTCAAAACTTAATGTAAGCTTTACTCATTAATTTTACCTCAACATAACAGCGAGGAGTCACAAAGAACTGATTGAACTCATCCGGGCTGAACTCCCCAAAGATGTACTGTGAAAATAAACATAGAAGAATTTCATTGAAGCAACTAACTTTGGAATACATTAATCTCGAGTTTCAAACATACTGAAGTTAACACCCACCCACTAGGTAAATGTGAGGAAGAAACAACACTGGTGAGTGCAGCTCTGTAAATATAGCCTACGTCCGAACAAAGGAAACAACTTGAGCCGTCATCTCACACTTAATTTATCTAAAGAACAAAGTGTTGAGCAGTTACTGGATTTCATGTGGTCAGCTTTAGTGTATAGACAATTATAAATAAGAACAGGGACTggaacacactacactatacacacacacacacacacacacaaggtttCTCAACCTGTGGGCTGTGGACCACCAGTGGGCCGCAATGCACCCTCTAGTGGTCCGTGGGCCTGAACTTGGGGGGAGGCAGCAGATTGTAGGGAGCCGGTAGAGACGTATTAACAAAAACCCAGCAGTGCTAATTAAACATCATCAGTTTGCAACAATGCAGCCGCCAGAGTTCCTCATAGAGTTTCTCCTAATCATCTTGTTCAGTACAGACCTCAGTGCTCCATTTTGATGTGAGCAAAACCTCCACCTGCATTCGggtctgaaggaaaaaaaaaaaaaaaaaacacacaacagttGAAACCCACAGGTCTCTGTCTGCTTCCAGCCAAACTCTGTTCGGTTCACTGCAGGTGGGACGcgttttatgatgaaatttcaTCAGTAGAGCCAACTGTACCATCAGCATAATCTGCCGGTTTTAACATCTGAACCTGATAAAAACAACAGACGAGCCATAAAATAATAACGAAGAGCTGTGAATCATTTCTGGCTGAGCATCAGTGACCTGAGTGTTCAGACTCCAACTCATAACCTAATGACAAAGAAGCAGAGATCAAATAGGTTCATTATTATTGCTGATCGCAGCAACACTGATCCAAAAGCATGAACGGAGAGAAGTTTATTTCAAATAAGGCGCTAAAACCCTTAAACTAAAGAGACTCCAGACCAAACAGTGACTCCTGGGGGAGCGACAAAAGTATTTATAGCAAAATCACAATGGACTGGAATGGAAGTTATGCTGCTATGCTTTATAGTTATAAACAAGGTGGGCCTTGGGGTGAAAAATCTAGAGAACCCCTACAATAATACCCTGGAAAatatttgtatgtatatttttggtgtaaaagtacaggaggcagtggatagggtagggcaagatggaggcagatgatccgctgtggcgaccccacaagggagcagccgaaagaagaagatgatatttgtatgtttgtgtgtgtgtgtgtgtgtgtgtgtgtgtgtgtgtgtgtgtgtgtgtgtatgtatgtatatatatatatatatatatatatataaaaaacacacagtatctcacaaaagtgagtacacaaCTCACATTTCTACAGATTTCATTATATCTTTTGATGGgatgacactatagaaatgaaactttgaTATAGTCAGTGTActgcttgtatagcagtacagatttactgtcctctgaaaaaaactggacacagccattaatgtctaaatagagGACAACACAAGGGAATCAATCTCACAGTGAACATCTCCAAATTGTGGCCAAttgtgtcgtcgtccctccctggtgtcatgtgattctatctatctatcttgtTTGATGTCTGTGTTACAGAgcacaaaataaatgagaacTGTAGTTCTCTGTGGCTGAGTGTACAGGCATCAAAATGCACTGCAACAACTATGTGTGAAGACCTCTTTCAATCTTGCACACAGTTTTATGGGCTGGCACAGGAGCACAAGACCACGAACAGGAAAGACAGTaaacaaatttatttaaaaacaccagaaaGTGGTCAGCACCACCTCTACTAAAACATGAGCTCAGGTAAAGTTGACTTTGAAATCTAGAAGGAGTTTATCAGTTTGGGTTAAAGTTAAGAACAAGCTGAAAAATGATGAGTCACGTTGCATTAGCATGGCCATACGGCTCCCACATAACCCGCTTCGCAGGGGAGAGATCAGAAGAACTTGACTCATTCACTTCTGCCAATGTGCAACAACGTGAGGGAGAATTTCAAACTGCCGTGCAGGAACAGAAAACATTAACGTACCTATATTTTACAGCCTGAAACATTTGTCTGTTGACAGTTCTCAatgccacaaaaaaaaacaattaatgaaaaataataaataaagaactgGCTCAAAAGCCGGTTGACCCTGTAACAGACTCACGCCCTGCTCACCCTGCGGAGGCTCATAGATTTGCCGTAACAGACTACTCTTCATACATTTACATAACAGTGCATTTGTTTTAACAGCTGTACATGGAGATTTGTGATTTTTATGCCTTAACATACTTCACATGCTGTGCCTGTGTACACAATGTTCAAATGCCACCTGACCACGACCACGATCAAGCAGACTAAAGAGCTTCAAAACACGTCACTACAGCTCACTTTCAAAATCCTACTGGCTCACACTGAGCTTAAGCCCAGGTATCTCAGGCCCCTCTCATTTGATCCCAGCGCTGAAGacatgtatgtatacacacacacacacacacacacacacacagctcgaaaaaataaagggaacattcaaataacatcctagatctgaatgaatgaaatattttcactgaatactttgttctgtacaaagttgaatgtgctgacaacaaaatcatcaatggaaatcaaatttattaaccaatggaggcctggatttggagtcacacacaaaattaaagtggaaaaacacactacaggctgatccaactttgatgtaatgtccttaaaacaactcaaaatgaggctctgtattgtgtgtggcctccacgtgcctgtatgacctccctacaacgcctgggcatgctcctgatgaggtggcggatggtctcctgagggatctcctctcagacctggactaaagcatccgccaactcctggacagtctgtggtgcaacgtggcgttggtggatggagcaagacatgatgtcccagatgtgctcaatcggattcaggtctggggaacgggtgggccagtccatagtttcaatgccttcatcttgcaggaactgctgatacactccagccacatgaggtctagcattgtcctgcattagtaggaacccagggccaaccgcaccagcatatggtctcacaaggggtctgaggatctcatctcggtacctaatggcagtcaggctacctctggcgagcacatggagggctgtgcggccctccaaagaaatgccactccACACCATTagtgacccactgccaaaccggtcatgctgaagggtattgcaggcagcagatcgctctgtcacgtctgtcacatgtgctcagtgtgaacctgctttcatctgtgaagagcacagggcgccagtgtcgaatttgccaatcctggtgttctctggcaaatgccaagtgtcctgcatggtgttgggctgtgagcacggtgctgggttgttgccctcctacggcctcctccacgtctcctggtgtactggcctgtctcctggtagcgcctccagcctctggacactac
This Pygocentrus nattereri isolate fPygNat1 chromosome 15, fPygNat1.pri, whole genome shotgun sequence DNA region includes the following protein-coding sequences:
- the usp10 gene encoding ubiquitin carboxyl-terminal hydrolase 10 isoform X2 — encoded protein: MASRSNQYIFGEFSPDEFNQFFVTPRCYVELPPFNDKVSCISHNSGGYCPPAVPYITESVRRQVCGEDYQHIEFGVDEVMSSEPVSMKDPLYKVSSTLNPQAPEFILGCQSAQKTLPAATPIADIPDGTDFSSVDCADSEASVLDSHQASSDLDGVSSSLGQRERKKKKKRPPGYYNYLEGSSNSSGGAVDGVAASGLVNGHALSAPALASEDMVGEVLSGANLAPATPLTSAPSTARAAPPSNQRTCISPDQSSLDLTSGAASLSDGHAAASSSSSSSSSQSSGLAEGARTAAQHMDPLALESPELQGRGGKSPCPNSPSPPPAAVATTAPATTDEDQPEGSGQANGLPEAAPADETVDRFQDSSETRSALASPPSDSEAQPVTEQASLPAPAAVSVANPPKSWASLFHNSKPLPGGPQAYVEVKNISTVVAVSPATVELPEKLCEVREGPVPVSEDPMAPKLAELIENVKLIHKPVSLQPRGLVNKGNWCYINATLQALIACPPMYHLMKSIPIFSEMQRPCTSTPMMDNFVRLVNEFSNMPVPSKAKQQAAGEKIIKDIRPGVPFEPTYIYRLLTLIKSSLSEKGRQEDAEEYLGFTLNGLHEEMLALKKLISPQEEKVSTPNGPGSHPGAEEDPAEREGEEGSEDEWEQVGPRNKTSITRQADFIRTPITDIFGGHIRSVVYQQSSKESATLQPFFTLQLDIQSEKIRTVQEALETMVARESVQGYTTKTKQEIEISRRVTLEELPPVLVLHLKRFVFEKTGGCQKLIKNIDYPVDLEISKDLLSPGVRSKTLKGQRTYRLFAVVYHHGNSATGGHYTTDVFHIGLNGWLRIDDQAVKVINQYHVVKQTAERTAYLLYYRRVDLL
- the usp10 gene encoding ubiquitin carboxyl-terminal hydrolase 10 isoform X1, yielding MASRSNQYIFGEFSPDEFNQFFVTPRCYVELPPFNDKVSCISHNSGGYCPPAVPYITESVRRQVCGEDYQHIEFGVDEVMSSEPVSMKDPLYKVSSTLNPQAPEFILGCQSAQKTLPAATPIADIPDGTDFSSVDCADSEASVLDSHQASSDLDGVSSSLGQRERKKKKKRPPGYYNYLEGSSNSSGGAVDGVAASGLVNGHALSAPALASEDMVGEVLSGANLAPATPLTSAPSTARAAPPSNQRTCISPDQSSLDLTSGAASLSDGHAAASSSSSSSSSQSSGLAEGARTAAQHMDPLALESPELQGRGGKSPCPNSPSPPPAAVATTAPATTDEDQPEGSGQANGLPEAAPADETVDRFQDSSETRSALASPPSDSEAQPVTEQASLPAPAAVSVANPPKSWASLFHNSKPLPGGPQAYVEVKNISTVVAVSPATVELPEKLCEVREGPVPVSEDPMAPKLAELIENVKLIHKPVSLQPRGLVNKGNWCYINATLQALIACPPMYHLMKSIPIFSEMQRPCTSTPMMDNFVRLVNEFSNMPVPSKAKQQAAGEKIIKDIRPGVPFEPTYIYRLLTLIKSSLSEKGRQEDAEEYLGFTLNGLHEEMLALKKLISPQEETEVSTPNGPGSHPGAEEDPAEREGEEGSEDEWEQVGPRNKTSITRQADFIRTPITDIFGGHIRSVVYQQSSKESATLQPFFTLQLDIQSEKIRTVQEALETMVARESVQGYTTKTKQEIEISRRVTLEELPPVLVLHLKRFVFEKTGGCQKLIKNIDYPVDLEISKDLLSPGVRSKTLKGQRTYRLFAVVYHHGNSATGGHYTTDVFHIGLNGWLRIDDQAVKVINQYHVVKQTAERTAYLLYYRRVDLL
- the usp10 gene encoding ubiquitin carboxyl-terminal hydrolase 10 isoform X3, producing MASRSNQYIFGEFSPDEFNQFFVTPRCYVELPPFNDKVSCISHNSGEDYQHIEFGVDEVMSSEPVSMKDPLYKVSSTLNPQAPEFILGCQSAQKTLPAATPIADIPDGTDFSSVDCADSEASVLDSHQASSDLDGVSSSLGQRERKKKKKRPPGYYNYLEGSSNSSGGAVDGVAASGLVNGHALSAPALASEDMVGEVLSGANLAPATPLTSAPSTARAAPPSNQRTCISPDQSSLDLTSGAASLSDGHAAASSSSSSSSSQSSGLAEGARTAAQHMDPLALESPELQGRGGKSPCPNSPSPPPAAVATTAPATTDEDQPEGSGQANGLPEAAPADETVDRFQDSSETRSALASPPSDSEAQPVTEQASLPAPAAVSVANPPKSWASLFHNSKPLPGGPQAYVEVKNISTVVAVSPATVELPEKLCEVREGPVPVSEDPMAPKLAELIENVKLIHKPVSLQPRGLVNKGNWCYINATLQALIACPPMYHLMKSIPIFSEMQRPCTSTPMMDNFVRLVNEFSNMPVPSKAKQQAAGEKIIKDIRPGVPFEPTYIYRLLTLIKSSLSEKGRQEDAEEYLGFTLNGLHEEMLALKKLISPQEETEVSTPNGPGSHPGAEEDPAEREGEEGSEDEWEQVGPRNKTSITRQADFIRTPITDIFGGHIRSVVYQQSSKESATLQPFFTLQLDIQSEKIRTVQEALETMVARESVQGYTTKTKQEIEISRRVTLEELPPVLVLHLKRFVFEKTGGCQKLIKNIDYPVDLEISKDLLSPGVRSKTLKGQRTYRLFAVVYHHGNSATGGHYTTDVFHIGLNGWLRIDDQAVKVINQYHVVKQTAERTAYLLYYRRVDLL